In Thermomonas paludicola, the following are encoded in one genomic region:
- the efp gene encoding elongation factor P, translated as MATLGMNDVKNGQKILVNNEPSIIIDTDYVKPGKGQAFTRVRYRQIRTGRVQEITMKSTDSVEAADVVDTDMQYLYSDGEYWHFMNQESFEQVQADKAGVGDAAKWLKGEEDCVVTLFNGSPIQVTPPNFVELKITETDPGVRGDTSGGGGKPATLETGAVVRVPLFVGQDEVIKVDTRSGEYVSRVK; from the coding sequence ATGGCCACTCTGGGCATGAACGACGTCAAAAACGGCCAGAAAATCCTGGTCAACAACGAGCCTTCCATCATCATCGATACCGACTACGTCAAGCCGGGCAAGGGGCAGGCGTTCACCCGCGTGCGCTACCGCCAGATCCGCACCGGTCGCGTGCAGGAAATCACCATGAAGTCCACTGATTCGGTGGAAGCGGCAGACGTGGTGGATACCGACATGCAGTACCTGTATTCCGATGGCGAGTACTGGCACTTCATGAATCAGGAAAGCTTCGAGCAGGTGCAGGCCGACAAGGCTGGCGTGGGCGATGCCGCCAAGTGGCTGAAGGGCGAGGAGGATTGCGTGGTCACCTTGTTCAACGGCAGCCCGATCCAGGTCACCCCGCCGAATTTCGTCGAGCTGAAGATCACCGAAACCGATCCGGGCGTGCGCGGCGATACCTCCGGTGGCGGCGGCAAGCCGGCCACCCTGGAAACCGGCGCGGTGGTGCGCGTGCCGCTGTTCGTGGGCCAGGACGAGGTCATCAAGGTCGATACCCGCAGCGGCGAGTACGTTTCGCGCGTGAAGTGA
- a CDS encoding EAL domain-containing protein, whose amino-acid sequence MATGKDSALRLMLVADLVNEAEAMVSRLRNAGTAVRPLRPESLDELTQMLAQQPVDMVLADHAAVMVPFEQVAKAVMGCGRDVPLLAVLDGVTDEILEQVQALGAQAVALRSRPTQFLKSVLTEWHDLEARRSQRRLEAQMRETQRRCDMLIDSSREPIAYIHEGMHIRANQAYLEMFGFASFEDIEGMSLLDLVAPAHVNAFKSLLKGLSKGEDPPPRYELTAHDIDGNEFPAVMEFSAAQYQGELCQQVIFRHQAAEADPELAREVEELRQRDQATGLLNRPTFLRMLEDAVVDAAQRQAQYGLLLLEPDNYQRILHEIGLDSADTLLSEMADCLRNALAIEVAEGRVQLARFSEHSFAVLAHSDHTLTFNLAERIRNAFSAGVFEAGGRSSSITASIGGVQIGEKIASVTQVLAKASHGVQSSVAVGGNHIEIFDPSAVDRAEEERIQAWVERLRDALANDRFLLHYQPIIHLLGEPRAIYETYLRLDTGTGETVTPMSFLHIAEEHGLLGQIDRWVIGHAIDKLGARKRAGKPVALLVKITHASLLDASLPEFIGEQLAAHGVDGSSLLLQVPESKVFINLRAAQEFSATIGKLGVKMALEQFGAGLDSFQLLTHFVPGLVKIDRSFMEDLSKSSTSQHRVHELAQKARELGIRSIAEFVQDAASMSILFSSGVDYVQGDFLAMSGPDMNYEFEA is encoded by the coding sequence ATGGCCACAGGCAAGGACTCTGCACTCCGACTCATGCTCGTTGCCGATCTGGTCAACGAGGCCGAAGCCATGGTCAGCCGCCTGCGCAACGCCGGCACCGCGGTGCGCCCGCTGCGCCCGGAATCGCTGGACGAGCTGACCCAGATGCTTGCCCAGCAACCGGTGGACATGGTGCTGGCCGATCATGCTGCGGTGATGGTGCCCTTCGAACAGGTCGCCAAGGCAGTGATGGGCTGCGGCCGCGACGTGCCCCTGCTGGCGGTGCTGGACGGGGTGACCGACGAAATCCTGGAGCAGGTGCAGGCGCTGGGCGCCCAGGCCGTCGCCTTGCGCAGCCGGCCAACGCAGTTCCTGAAAAGCGTGCTGACCGAATGGCATGACCTGGAGGCGCGCCGCTCGCAGCGCCGGCTGGAAGCGCAGATGCGCGAGACCCAGCGCCGCTGCGACATGCTCATCGACTCCTCGCGCGAGCCGATCGCCTATATCCACGAAGGCATGCACATCCGTGCCAATCAGGCCTATCTGGAAATGTTCGGCTTCGCGTCGTTCGAGGACATCGAAGGCATGTCGCTGCTTGATCTGGTGGCACCGGCCCATGTGAATGCATTCAAGTCCCTGCTCAAGGGACTGTCCAAGGGCGAAGATCCGCCGCCGCGCTATGAGCTGACCGCGCACGATATCGATGGCAACGAATTTCCCGCCGTAATGGAGTTTTCTGCCGCGCAGTACCAAGGCGAGCTTTGCCAGCAGGTCATCTTCCGCCACCAGGCCGCCGAAGCGGATCCCGAGCTGGCGCGCGAGGTGGAGGAACTTCGCCAGCGCGACCAGGCCACCGGCCTGCTCAACCGCCCCACCTTCCTGCGCATGCTGGAAGACGCCGTGGTGGATGCCGCGCAGCGTCAAGCGCAGTACGGCCTGCTGCTGCTGGAGCCGGACAATTACCAGCGCATCCTGCATGAAATCGGCCTGGACAGCGCCGATACGCTGCTGTCGGAAATGGCCGACTGCCTGCGCAACGCGCTTGCCATCGAAGTCGCCGAGGGCCGCGTGCAGCTTGCACGCTTCAGCGAACACAGTTTCGCGGTGCTGGCGCACAGCGACCACACGCTGACCTTCAACCTTGCCGAACGCATCCGCAATGCGTTTTCGGCAGGCGTATTTGAAGCCGGCGGGCGTTCCAGCTCGATCACGGCGAGTATCGGCGGCGTGCAGATCGGCGAAAAAATCGCCAGCGTCACCCAGGTTCTGGCCAAGGCCAGCCACGGTGTGCAGTCTTCCGTGGCCGTGGGCGGCAACCACATCGAGATCTTCGACCCCAGTGCCGTGGATCGCGCCGAAGAAGAACGCATCCAGGCTTGGGTCGAACGGCTGCGCGATGCTCTGGCCAACGATCGCTTCCTGCTGCACTACCAGCCGATCATCCATCTGCTGGGCGAACCGCGCGCGATCTACGAAACCTATCTGCGGCTGGATACGGGCACCGGTGAAACGGTGACACCGATGAGCTTCCTGCACATCGCGGAGGAGCATGGCCTGCTGGGCCAGATCGACCGCTGGGTGATCGGCCATGCAATCGACAAACTGGGGGCGCGCAAGCGCGCCGGCAAGCCGGTGGCGCTGCTGGTCAAGATCACCCACGCCTCGTTGCTGGATGCCAGCCTTCCGGAGTTCATCGGGGAACAGCTGGCAGCGCACGGCGTGGACGGCAGCTCGCTGTTGCTGCAGGTGCCGGAGTCGAAGGTCTTCATCAACCTGCGTGCGGCACAGGAATTCTCGGCGACCATCGGCAAGCTGGGCGTCAAGATGGCGCTGGAACAGTTTGGCGCAGGGCTGGACTCCTTCCAGCTGCTGACCCACTTCGTTCCCGGCCTCGTCAAGATCGACCGCAGCTTCATGGAAGACCTGTCCAAGAGCAGCA
- a CDS encoding phytoene/squalene synthase family protein, producing the protein MSERDALQGFLDKWRAHWPEWAVAETFLPATQRERAQAWLALRGELMDAAWGGDDPTPGAAKLGWWTEELEGWSRGARRHPLGQVLQKLPVEWRALAGGVPALRSSRSPEGDGAATLRGLQPFAHALANASAQLFGAPPVPVSAMAEALLAEWVLHLPERGVPAAGTDVPSLLAKPRLRGGAATERIQAALVRGRLRRTRRGRPSVMPPLVTLFAAWRAARG; encoded by the coding sequence ATGAGCGAGCGCGACGCGCTGCAGGGCTTCCTCGACAAGTGGCGGGCGCATTGGCCGGAATGGGCCGTGGCCGAAACGTTTTTGCCGGCAACACAGCGCGAACGCGCGCAGGCGTGGCTGGCGCTGCGCGGGGAGCTGATGGACGCTGCCTGGGGCGGTGACGATCCGACGCCCGGTGCGGCCAAGCTGGGCTGGTGGACGGAAGAACTGGAAGGCTGGTCACGCGGTGCGCGCCGGCACCCGCTGGGGCAGGTGCTGCAAAAGCTGCCGGTGGAATGGCGGGCACTTGCCGGGGGCGTGCCGGCGCTGCGCAGCAGCCGCAGCCCGGAAGGGGATGGCGCAGCCACCCTGCGCGGGCTGCAGCCCTTCGCGCACGCGCTGGCGAACGCGTCGGCGCAGCTGTTCGGCGCCCCGCCCGTGCCGGTGTCCGCGATGGCCGAGGCATTGCTGGCCGAATGGGTGCTGCACCTTCCCGAACGCGGCGTGCCGGCGGCAGGGACCGATGTGCCCAGCTTGTTGGCGAAGCCCCGGCTGCGTGGCGGCGCCGCCACGGAACGCATCCAGGCGGCGCTGGTGCGCGGTCGCCTGCGACGCACCCGGCGCGGACGTCCGTCTGTCATGCCGCCGCTGGTCACGCTGTTCGCGGCATGGCGTGCCGCGCGCGGCTGA
- the gph gene encoding phosphoglycolate phosphatase (PGP is an essential enzyme in the glycolate salvage pathway in higher organisms (photorespiration in plants). Phosphoglycolate results from the oxidase activity of RubisCO in the Calvin cycle when concentrations of carbon dioxide are low relative to oxygen. This enzyme is a member of the Haloacid Dehalogenase (HAD) superfamily of aspartate-nucleophile hydrolase enzymes (PF00702).), which translates to MNGASFPKLVLFDLDGTLLDSAPDMLATVNRMRAARGQGPMPLAELRPHVSKGSRAMSAAAFPALGGEVPQEMVREFLGIYEQELGRGSVLFDGVADLLTAIEADGARWGIVTNKPEYLAKQIVPALGWETRCAILIGGDTLSQRKPHPLPLLHAAQALETAIDDCVYVGDDQRDIDAARAAGMRSLAALWGYRPDGDQPQGWGADALVESARDLLRLALWSELR; encoded by the coding sequence ATGAACGGCGCATCTTTCCCGAAGCTGGTGCTGTTCGACCTCGACGGCACCCTGCTCGACAGCGCGCCGGACATGCTGGCCACCGTCAACCGCATGCGCGCGGCGCGCGGGCAGGGGCCGATGCCGCTGGCCGAGCTGCGCCCGCACGTGTCCAAGGGCTCGCGGGCGATGAGTGCGGCCGCGTTCCCTGCACTGGGCGGCGAGGTGCCGCAGGAGATGGTGCGCGAATTTCTGGGCATCTATGAGCAGGAGCTTGGCCGCGGCAGCGTGCTGTTCGATGGCGTGGCAGACCTGTTGACGGCCATCGAGGCCGACGGTGCGCGCTGGGGCATCGTCACCAACAAGCCGGAATATCTGGCAAAGCAGATCGTGCCCGCGCTTGGCTGGGAAACACGCTGCGCCATCCTGATCGGCGGTGACACCCTGTCTCAGCGCAAGCCGCATCCGCTGCCGCTGCTGCATGCCGCGCAGGCGTTGGAAACCGCCATCGACGACTGCGTCTATGTCGGTGACGACCAGCGCGATATCGATGCCGCACGCGCGGCCGGGATGCGTTCCCTGGCTGCCCTGTGGGGCTATCGTCCGGATGGCGACCAGCCACAGGGGTGGGGTGCGGATGCGCTGGTGGAATCCGCCCGCGATCTGCTGCGCCTGGCGCTGTGGAGTGAATTGCGATGA
- a CDS encoding TRZ/ATZ family hydrolase, whose translation MTESTLQPCDLLIEAGWVVPVVPHGVVLEDHAVAVSGGRIVAVLPTAEARVRFAAKETVSRPEAALMPGLVNAHTHNPMTLLRGVADDLPLMTWLREHIWPVEAAVIGPEFVADGMALSIAEMLRGGTTCANENYFFPDVQAAVYKKHGFRARVGAVIIDFPSAWAKTDDEYFDRACELHDAWRGDPLIGTAFAPHAPYTVSDANFERVRLLADQLDLPVHLHLHETAQEITDSLKLHGQRPLARLDRLGLVNDRLIAVHMTQLLDAEIHLCAGRGVSVVHCPESNLKLASGFCPACALLNAGVNLAIGTDGCASNNDLDMFGETRTAALLGKAVANDAAGFSAHEALHAATLGGAKALGFDDQIGSIEVGKQADLACIDLSALETQPLHNVASQLVYAAGRQQVSDVWIAGMRKLRERVLVDMDIDAIVANARQWRQRIAAIQR comes from the coding sequence ATGACAGAAAGTACGTTGCAGCCCTGCGACCTTCTCATCGAAGCCGGCTGGGTGGTGCCAGTCGTCCCGCACGGCGTGGTTCTCGAGGATCACGCCGTCGCCGTGTCCGGCGGGCGCATCGTGGCGGTGCTGCCCACCGCCGAGGCGCGCGTGCGTTTTGCCGCGAAGGAGACCGTCTCGCGTCCCGAGGCCGCGCTGATGCCGGGCCTGGTCAACGCCCACACCCACAACCCGATGACGCTGTTGCGTGGCGTCGCCGACGACCTGCCGCTGATGACCTGGCTGCGCGAGCACATCTGGCCGGTGGAAGCGGCGGTGATCGGGCCGGAGTTCGTGGCCGACGGCATGGCCCTGTCGATCGCCGAGATGCTGCGCGGCGGCACCACCTGCGCCAACGAAAATTATTTCTTTCCCGACGTGCAGGCCGCCGTCTACAAGAAACACGGTTTCCGCGCGCGGGTCGGCGCGGTGATCATCGATTTTCCCAGCGCGTGGGCGAAAACCGATGACGAATACTTCGACCGTGCCTGCGAGCTGCACGATGCGTGGCGCGGCGATCCGCTGATCGGCACCGCATTCGCCCCGCACGCGCCGTACACGGTCAGCGACGCCAACTTCGAGCGGGTGCGCCTGCTGGCCGACCAGCTGGATCTGCCGGTGCACCTGCATCTGCACGAAACCGCGCAGGAAATCACCGATTCGCTCAAGCTGCACGGCCAGCGCCCGCTGGCGCGGCTGGATCGCCTCGGGTTGGTCAACGACCGCCTGATCGCGGTGCACATGACCCAGCTCCTTGATGCCGAAATCCACCTCTGCGCCGGGCGCGGCGTCAGCGTGGTGCACTGCCCGGAATCCAACCTCAAGCTGGCGTCGGGCTTCTGCCCGGCCTGCGCGCTGCTGAACGCCGGCGTGAACCTGGCCATCGGCACCGACGGCTGCGCCAGCAACAACGACCTCGACATGTTCGGCGAGACGCGCACCGCCGCGCTGCTGGGCAAGGCCGTTGCCAACGATGCCGCCGGCTTCTCCGCGCACGAGGCCTTGCACGCGGCCACCCTGGGCGGCGCGAAGGCGCTGGGCTTCGACGACCAGATCGGCAGCATCGAAGTCGGCAAGCAGGCGGATCTGGCCTGCATCGACCTGTCCGCCCTGGAAACCCAGCCGCTGCACAACGTGGCGTCCCAGCTGGTGTATGCCGCCGGTCGCCAACAGGTCAGCGACGTGTGGATCGCGGGCATGCGCAAGCTGCGCGAGCGCGTGTTGGTGGACATGGACATCGACGCCATCGTTGCCAACGCCAGGCAGTGGCGGCAGCGCATCGCCGCCATCCAACGATGA
- the epmB gene encoding EF-P beta-lysylation protein EpmB: MIPAAPIPMQQPDSPRWQAAWRQAVRDPRELLEILGLGALAQGISEAAATQFPLRVPRGFIARMRHGDPADPLLRQVLPVLEEERIVPGFALDAVGDAAARRGNGVIHKYNGRALLIATGSCAVNCRYCFRRHYPYAEDTAAAGGWREATALIREDASIHEVILSGGDPLSLADHKLADLTDALRDIPHLRRLRIHSRLPIVLPERIDAGLLGWLRSLPWPVAVVVHANHANEFDASVDAALAALRSTGASLLNQAVLLRGVNDSTAALAALCERGFSAGVLPYYLHQLDRVTGTAHFEVDDARALALHESLAARLPGYLVPRLVREIAGNPGKTPLRPL, translated from the coding sequence ATGATACCCGCAGCCCCCATCCCAATGCAGCAGCCCGATTCACCACGCTGGCAAGCCGCGTGGCGCCAGGCCGTGCGCGACCCACGCGAACTGCTGGAAATACTCGGCTTGGGCGCACTGGCGCAGGGCATTTCCGAGGCTGCCGCGACGCAATTTCCGCTGCGGGTGCCGCGCGGCTTCATCGCCCGCATGCGCCACGGCGACCCGGCCGACCCGCTGCTGCGCCAAGTGCTGCCAGTGCTGGAGGAAGAGCGCATCGTGCCCGGCTTCGCGCTGGACGCCGTCGGCGATGCCGCCGCCCGCCGCGGCAATGGCGTGATCCACAAGTACAACGGGCGCGCCCTGCTGATCGCCACCGGCAGTTGCGCGGTGAACTGCCGCTACTGCTTCCGCCGCCATTACCCCTACGCCGAAGACACCGCTGCCGCCGGGGGCTGGCGCGAAGCGACGGCGCTGATCCGCGAGGACGCCTCGATCCACGAAGTCATCCTGTCCGGCGGCGACCCGCTGTCGCTGGCCGACCACAAGCTGGCCGACCTGACCGATGCCCTGCGCGACATCCCGCATCTTCGCCGCCTGCGCATTCATTCGCGGCTGCCGATCGTGCTGCCGGAACGCATCGATGCCGGCCTGCTGGGCTGGCTGCGGTCGCTGCCCTGGCCGGTGGCCGTCGTCGTGCATGCCAACCACGCCAATGAATTCGATGCCTCGGTGGATGCGGCCCTGGCTGCCCTGCGCAGCACCGGCGCCAGCCTGTTGAACCAAGCCGTGCTGTTGCGCGGGGTCAACGATTCGACCGCCGCACTGGCGGCGCTGTGCGAACGTGGCTTTTCCGCCGGCGTGCTGCCGTATTACCTGCACCAGCTCGACCGCGTCACCGGCACCGCGCATTTCGAGGTCGATGATGCCCGCGCGCTGGCCCTGCATGAGTCGCTGGCTGCCCGCCTGCCCGGCTATCTGGTGCCCCGGCTGGTGCGTGAAATAGCCGGCAATCCGGGAAAAACACCGCTGCGCCCGCTCTAG
- the ubiG gene encoding bifunctional 2-polyprenyl-6-hydroxyphenol methylase/3-demethylubiquinol 3-O-methyltransferase UbiG, producing MTATAQANFHQSELDKFDELAQRWWDPHGPQKALHALNPARLGYVAERATLRDAAVLDVGCGGGLLSEALAKAGARVTAIDLAPNLLKVARLHGLESGVKVEYRQLAVEALAEEAPGSFDVVTCMEMLEHVPDPASIVRACATLLRPGGRLFLSTLNRTPAAFALAIVGAEYIARLLPKGTHQYRDFIKPSELARLLREAGLALEDVSGLMYEPWRNAARVVRRTDINYLACARKPE from the coding sequence ATGACCGCAACCGCCCAGGCCAACTTCCACCAGTCCGAGCTCGACAAGTTCGACGAACTGGCCCAGCGCTGGTGGGACCCGCACGGCCCGCAGAAGGCGTTGCATGCCTTGAACCCTGCACGGTTGGGCTACGTGGCGGAGCGGGCCACCCTGCGCGATGCGGCGGTGCTCGACGTCGGCTGCGGCGGCGGCCTGCTCAGCGAGGCGCTGGCCAAGGCCGGCGCGCGCGTCACCGCGATCGACCTGGCACCGAACCTGTTGAAGGTCGCGCGTCTGCACGGCCTGGAATCGGGGGTGAAGGTCGAGTACCGGCAGCTGGCGGTGGAAGCGCTGGCCGAGGAAGCGCCGGGCTCGTTCGATGTCGTCACCTGCATGGAAATGCTGGAGCACGTGCCCGACCCGGCTTCCATCGTGCGCGCCTGCGCGACGCTGTTGAGGCCGGGCGGGCGCCTGTTCCTGTCCACCCTCAACCGCACCCCTGCCGCGTTCGCGCTGGCCATCGTGGGCGCGGAATACATCGCCCGCCTGCTGCCCAAGGGCACCCACCAGTACCGGGACTTCATCAAGCCCTCGGAACTGGCACGCCTGCTGCGCGAGGCGGGCCTGGCACTGGAGGACGTCAGCGGCCTGATGTACGAACCCTGGCGCAATGCCGCGCGGGTGGTGCGGCGCACCGACATCAATTACCTGGCCTGCGCGCGCAAGCCGGAATGA